From a single bacterium genomic region:
- the folP gene encoding dihydropteroate synthase codes for MTASSKHSPMSKLVGILNITPDSFSDGGEHDHAETAYAHAKQLIKDGAHIIDIGAESTRPGATPLTPAQEWQRLSPILSDIIKLAHSNNVLVSLDSRHPETIARALGEGIDWVNDVTGFPLAMLDVVKHSDATCVVMHSLTIPADPSITLPENTDVLTTLKQWSEATVTRLQENGIAPHRIILDPGLGFGKTAAQSWRIIENTHAIRVEGIPLLIGHSRKSFLKTLPNLSETRDAETYTLSRQLAAEGVEYLRVHNIAMHHTL; via the coding sequence ATGACGGCATCCTCGAAGCATTCACCTATGAGTAAGCTGGTCGGCATCCTCAACATAACGCCCGATTCCTTCTCCGACGGCGGCGAGCACGACCATGCCGAAACCGCCTACGCCCATGCCAAACAACTCATCAAAGACGGCGCCCACATCATCGATATCGGCGCGGAATCCACCCGCCCGGGCGCCACCCCCCTCACCCCCGCACAGGAATGGCAACGCCTCTCTCCCATTCTGAGCGACATCATCAAACTCGCCCACAGCAACAACGTGCTCGTCAGCCTCGACAGCCGCCACCCCGAAACCATCGCCCGCGCCCTCGGCGAAGGCATCGACTGGGTAAACGACGTTACCGGCTTCCCCCTCGCTATGCTCGATGTCGTCAAACACAGCGACGCCACCTGCGTGGTGATGCACAGCCTCACCATCCCGGCCGATCCATCCATCACCCTGCCGGAAAATACCGACGTCTTAACCACCCTCAAACAATGGAGCGAAGCAACCGTCACCCGCTTGCAGGAAAACGGCATCGCCCCTCACCGCATCATCCTCGATCCCGGCCTCGGCTTCGGCAAAACCGCCGCCCAAAGCTGGCGCATCATCGAAAACACCCACGCCATCCGTGTGGAGGGCATCCCCCTCCTCATCGGCCATTCCCGCAAATCATTCCTGAAAACCCTGCCGAACCTCAGCGAAACGCGTGATGCCGAAACATACACCCTTTCACGGCAACTCGCCGCGGAAGGCGTGGAATACCTCCGCGTTCACAACATCGCGATGCATCACACACTATAG
- the pabB gene encoding aminodeoxychorismate synthase component I — protein sequence MRMRELPWRHPLACADWLAERGEAEWALFYSSMETSYSGGKSLLAWGVEKRVDGGDWDALSEHLSQYDNEYEHAWFGYLGYGLKNRLEKLPEDVADAAISIGSALPDMQWRRYAHVLVFDHAAKRLFAYSDAPEAMDSLPRAEDAPALAQKTQGHRVVMSSPMTDGEYLVNVGRILEHIAEGDIYQANLTRKYTGHVEGRRWRHFDLFCKLCEVSPAPYSAFLQLGETAILSSSPERFLSMDAKGHIEARPIKGTLRRGDSKADDAALAEKLAHSEKDRAENLMIVDLMRHDLSRIAVPGSVEVPALFEVQPFATVHHMDSTIRAQKRSDIAALDVVKACFPPGSMTGAPKIRAMEICTHLEKYRRGVYSGAIGWFGGDGSMDLSVVIRTLIMQGDRFEFQVGGAIVSDSVPEKELEEVQVKSRGILKALGVL from the coding sequence ATGCGGATGCGTGAGCTGCCCTGGCGGCACCCATTGGCCTGCGCGGACTGGCTGGCGGAGCGAGGCGAAGCGGAATGGGCCTTGTTCTATTCCAGCATGGAGACGAGCTATAGCGGTGGGAAATCGTTGCTGGCCTGGGGTGTGGAAAAACGCGTGGATGGTGGTGACTGGGATGCGTTGAGCGAGCATCTGTCCCAATATGACAATGAATATGAGCATGCCTGGTTCGGGTATCTTGGCTATGGGTTGAAGAACCGGCTGGAGAAGCTGCCGGAGGATGTGGCGGATGCGGCGATCAGCATCGGCTCCGCCTTGCCGGACATGCAATGGCGGCGCTATGCGCATGTGCTGGTGTTCGATCATGCGGCGAAGCGGCTGTTTGCCTATAGCGATGCACCGGAGGCGATGGACAGCTTGCCCCGCGCGGAAGATGCGCCCGCGCTTGCGCAGAAGACGCAGGGGCACCGGGTGGTGATGAGTTCACCTATGACGGATGGTGAATATCTGGTGAATGTGGGAAGGATTCTGGAGCATATCGCGGAGGGCGATATCTATCAGGCGAACCTGACGCGGAAATATACGGGGCATGTTGAGGGACGTAGATGGCGGCATTTTGATTTGTTCTGCAAACTGTGCGAAGTGAGCCCGGCGCCTTACAGCGCGTTTCTGCAACTGGGGGAGACGGCAATCCTTTCCTCCAGCCCCGAGCGGTTTTTATCGATGGATGCGAAAGGGCATATCGAGGCGCGGCCGATCAAAGGGACGCTCCGGCGCGGGGACAGCAAGGCGGATGACGCAGCGCTGGCGGAAAAGCTGGCGCATAGCGAGAAGGACCGGGCCGAGAACCTGATGATTGTGGACCTGATGCGGCATGATCTGTCGCGCATTGCGGTGCCAGGAAGTGTCGAGGTGCCTGCGTTGTTCGAGGTGCAGCCTTTTGCGACCGTGCATCATATGGATTCCACCATCCGCGCGCAGAAGCGCAGCGACATTGCGGCGCTGGATGTGGTGAAGGCGTGTTTTCCGCCCGGCTCGATGACGGGAGCGCCGAAAATACGCGCAATGGAGATCTGTACCCATCTGGAGAAATACCGAAGGGGGGTGTATAGTGGCGCAATCGGCTGGTTCGGCGGGGATGGCAGCATGGATCTCTCGGTGGTGATCCGCACCCTCATCATGCAGGGGGACCGGTTTGAGTTTCAGGTGGGTGGCGCAATTGTCAGCGATTCGGTTCCGGAAAAGGAGCTGGAGGAGGTTCAGGTGAAATCACGCGGGATATTGAAGGCATTGGGAGTGTTATGA
- the queA gene encoding tRNA preQ1(34) S-adenosylmethionine ribosyltransferase-isomerase QueA, whose translation MRVDLFDYHLPEELIATSPATPRDAARLMVVDGPSRQHLNVHNLPDLLQPGDVMVFNDSRVIPARIFTENNVECLLHQHMGGNRWRVFAKPGRKLKPGQPVAFGHNLTADVLEKQDDGQVILSFSLDHTQLMAWLTRHGQMPLPPYIQKKRAADSTDQQSYQTIYAKHDGSVAAPTAGLHFTPDLLAKLDAKNIQRHFVTLHVGAGTFQPVKVDDTNEHVMHEEIIQMDESTATALNQAKTEGRRIIVVGTTALRTLESIADDNGRFAPFTGPTGIFITPGYNFKSADMLMTNFHLPKSTLMMLVCAFAGMEEMHAAYAEAIAKHYRFYSYGDSSLLMRKA comes from the coding sequence ATGCGCGTAGATTTATTTGATTATCATCTGCCAGAGGAGCTGATCGCCACCAGCCCGGCCACCCCGCGCGATGCCGCCCGGTTGATGGTGGTAGACGGCCCATCGCGCCAGCACTTGAATGTGCATAACCTGCCCGACCTCCTCCAACCCGGCGACGTGATGGTCTTCAACGATTCCCGGGTCATACCCGCCCGCATCTTCACCGAAAACAACGTGGAATGCCTCCTCCATCAGCACATGGGCGGCAACCGATGGCGCGTTTTCGCCAAACCGGGCCGCAAGCTGAAACCCGGCCAGCCCGTCGCCTTCGGCCACAACCTCACCGCCGATGTGCTGGAAAAGCAGGATGACGGCCAGGTCATCCTCTCCTTCTCGCTCGACCACACACAGCTCATGGCATGGCTCACCCGGCACGGCCAGATGCCCCTGCCCCCCTACATCCAGAAAAAACGCGCCGCCGACAGCACCGACCAGCAAAGCTACCAGACCATCTACGCCAAACATGACGGCTCCGTCGCCGCGCCCACCGCCGGTCTCCACTTCACGCCAGACCTGCTCGCCAAACTCGACGCCAAAAACATTCAGCGCCATTTCGTCACCCTGCATGTGGGCGCAGGCACTTTCCAGCCCGTGAAGGTGGACGACACCAATGAACACGTGATGCACGAGGAAATCATCCAGATGGATGAATCCACCGCCACCGCCCTCAATCAGGCCAAAACGGAAGGCCGCCGCATCATCGTCGTCGGCACCACCGCCCTGCGAACGCTGGAAAGCATCGCGGATGATAACGGCCGTTTCGCCCCCTTCACCGGCCCCACCGGCATCTTCATCACGCCCGGCTACAATTTCAAATCCGCCGATATGCTCATGACCAACTTCCACCTGCCCAAATCCACGCTCATGATGCTCGTATGCGCCTTCGCAGGCATGGAGGAAATGCACGCCGCCTATGCGGAAGCCATCGCAAAACACTACCGTTTCTACTCCTACGGTGATAGCAGCCTCCTCATGAGGAAAGCATAA
- a CDS encoding septation protein A, translating to MTKEKLIYALSHFGPAVGFLIGFHLGGLMAATLTVVIVTPIALLLHYSHYRKWPLLPAITCAFVLVFGGLTLAFNDPLFIKMRPTVVNLVFALTLAIGLAADRLWVKQALGHQFNLPDNAWKMLTWRMVGMFVMLACVNEIAWRHTPDNVWVNIKLFGLPTLIMLFFLAHLPFFQKYMIVPDNQPKS from the coding sequence ATGACGAAAGAGAAGCTGATTTATGCGCTCAGCCATTTCGGCCCGGCGGTGGGATTTCTGATCGGGTTTCATCTGGGCGGCTTGATGGCGGCGACGCTGACGGTGGTGATCGTCACGCCGATTGCCCTGCTGCTGCATTATTCGCATTATCGGAAATGGCCGTTGCTGCCCGCCATAACCTGTGCCTTCGTGCTGGTGTTCGGCGGGCTGACACTGGCGTTTAACGATCCGCTTTTCATCAAGATGCGGCCGACGGTGGTGAACCTTGTGTTTGCGCTGACGCTGGCCATCGGGCTGGCGGCCGACAGGCTTTGGGTGAAGCAGGCGCTCGGCCATCAATTCAACCTGCCGGACAATGCATGGAAAATGCTGACCTGGCGGATGGTGGGCATGTTCGTGATGCTTGCCTGCGTGAATGAAATCGCCTGGCGGCATACGCCGGATAATGTTTGGGTGAACATCAAGCTGTTCGGGTTACCGACATTGATCATGCTTTTTTTCCTGGCGCATTTGCCATTTTTTCAGAAATACATGATAGTGCCTGATAATCAGCCTAAAAGCTGA
- the folK gene encoding 2-amino-4-hydroxy-6-hydroxymethyldihydropteridine diphosphokinase: MKRLVPDAPLHHAHRLKQPVAITEAPVGGRDSPSLLGRQTIDVSGHRCHSYASRPEARMNPAPEHHILLSLGSNVGDRLANLQAALDHLKPVIQITAISNAYENAALLPENAPPEWNISFINIAVAAITNLTPHALLEHTQAAEHAAGRQKRGHWGPREVDVDILAYDDLVLQTPTLTLPHSQLDKRNFVLLPLNDIAPRWVHPVTGKRVSDMAATIGYDGILEAFTYE; encoded by the coding sequence ATGAAACGCCTCGTTCCAGATGCGCCCCTTCACCACGCGCATCGTCTCAAACAACCCGTCGCCATAACGGAAGCACCGGTCGGCGGGAGAGATTCCCCCAGCCTCCTCGGCAGGCAAACCATTGATGTAAGCGGGCACAGATGTCATAGTTATGCTTCTAGACCAGAGGCCCGTATGAATCCAGCGCCAGAACATCACATTCTTCTCAGCCTCGGCAGCAACGTGGGCGACCGCCTTGCCAACCTCCAGGCCGCGCTGGATCACCTCAAGCCCGTCATCCAGATCACCGCCATCTCCAACGCCTATGAGAATGCCGCCCTCCTGCCGGAAAACGCCCCGCCGGAATGGAACATCTCCTTCATCAACATCGCCGTGGCCGCCATCACCAACCTCACCCCCCATGCCCTGCTCGAACACACCCAGGCCGCCGAACATGCCGCCGGTCGCCAGAAGCGCGGCCACTGGGGCCCGCGCGAGGTGGATGTCGATATCCTCGCCTATGACGACCTGGTGCTGCAAACCCCGACCCTCACCCTGCCCCATTCGCAACTGGATAAGCGCAATTTCGTACTGCTTCCTTTAAACGACATCGCACCCAGATGGGTCCATCCCGTCACCGGCAAACGCGTGTCGGACATGGCCGCCACCATCGGCTATGACGGCATCCTCGAAGCATTCACCTATGAGTAA
- a CDS encoding chloride channel protein: MVSAYKGMPYLRLNQAVKMNDTQHAWMRRLARHPLMVDVKERLDSWIDEPDLLRHVLRENQFGQALLCVLLGMVVGAIVASLHHALKVLHEAIFLLGPGEYISSASSIDWVRVVTVPAAGAVLLVIVSSLMRYWRPKEVIDPIEANALMGGRMPFIDNLRLLLESFISSASGVSFGMEAAYTQMGSGFLSWAGQKLQLRREDLRIFVAAGAAAAVSAAFNAPLAGAFYGFELVLSVYTISALLQVGLCALSSAVFVRIFTEGTPIFQLSNNVIDVPIYNYGLFFVLGIASAFVGIATMKMVTSCEHTANRLSLPDWLRPVCGGMVLSLIALLFPQVLGSGQGAIDDHLNRAWPLLPLIVLLLAKMAASAVSIGAGFRGGLFSSSLFLGCLTGQIMGVVASYLLPQTPGQVESFMLVGMGAVATSIIGAPVTMVLLVLELTGSFAATSGVLFGVLVSSSLTRYMFGYSFSTWRFHLRGLRIHGAQDIGWISDLKVSKLMKSDARIVPGDTSLADLREVAPLGDTRRVFVVDKGHEYQGVVDVNAIHSPNLDKRLNETVARELAKGKDFYLLPDEDIQHAMKQFERSELEELPVLDSLKSHKIIGYVTEAYTLKRYAQELETQNSAIRLPLQGKKLS; encoded by the coding sequence GTGGTATCGGCCTACAAGGGTATGCCTTACCTGAGGCTGAACCAGGCTGTGAAGATGAACGACACGCAACATGCATGGATGCGCCGTCTGGCGCGGCACCCGTTGATGGTGGATGTAAAAGAGCGGCTGGATAGCTGGATCGATGAACCGGACCTGCTGCGCCATGTGCTGCGCGAAAACCAGTTTGGCCAGGCATTGCTGTGCGTGCTGCTTGGGATGGTGGTGGGGGCTATCGTGGCTTCGCTGCATCATGCGTTGAAGGTGCTGCACGAGGCGATTTTTCTGCTTGGGCCGGGGGAATATATCAGCTCGGCCTCAAGCATCGACTGGGTGAGGGTGGTAACCGTGCCTGCCGCGGGCGCTGTGCTGCTGGTGATTGTTTCTTCCCTGATGCGCTACTGGCGGCCCAAAGAAGTGATCGACCCGATTGAGGCGAATGCGCTGATGGGCGGGCGCATGCCCTTTATCGACAACCTGCGCCTGCTGCTGGAATCCTTCATTTCCAGCGCGTCGGGGGTGTCGTTCGGGATGGAGGCGGCTTACACCCAGATGGGCTCGGGCTTTCTTTCCTGGGCGGGGCAGAAGCTGCAATTGCGGCGGGAGGATTTGCGTATTTTTGTGGCTGCGGGCGCGGCAGCGGCTGTTTCGGCTGCGTTTAACGCGCCGCTGGCAGGCGCGTTTTACGGGTTTGAGCTGGTGCTTAGCGTTTATACGATTTCTGCTTTGCTGCAGGTGGGGTTGTGCGCGCTTTCCAGCGCGGTGTTCGTGCGGATATTCACGGAAGGCACGCCGATTTTTCAGCTTTCCAATAACGTGATTGATGTGCCGATTTATAATTACGGGTTGTTTTTTGTGCTGGGGATTGCCTCGGCGTTCGTGGGTATTGCGACCATGAAAATGGTGACCAGCTGTGAGCATACGGCCAACAGGCTTTCCCTGCCGGATTGGCTGAGGCCGGTATGTGGCGGCATGGTGCTTTCCCTCATTGCGCTGTTGTTTCCGCAGGTGTTGGGAAGCGGGCAGGGCGCAATCGACGACCATTTGAACCGGGCCTGGCCGCTTTTACCGCTGATCGTGCTGCTGCTGGCGAAAATGGCGGCCTCGGCTGTTTCCATCGGTGCCGGGTTTCGGGGCGGGTTGTTCAGTTCGTCGTTGTTTCTGGGATGTTTGACGGGGCAGATCATGGGCGTGGTGGCCAGTTATCTGCTGCCGCAGACGCCGGGGCAGGTGGAGAGTTTCATGCTGGTTGGCATGGGCGCGGTGGCGACTTCCATCATCGGCGCACCGGTGACAATGGTGCTGCTGGTGCTGGAGCTGACCGGAAGCTTCGCGGCGACTTCGGGCGTGCTGTTTGGCGTGCTGGTGTCGTCTTCTCTCACACGGTACATGTTCGGCTATTCCTTCTCAACCTGGCGGTTTCACTTGCGTGGGTTGCGTATTCATGGGGCGCAGGATATCGGCTGGATCAGCGACCTTAAGGTAAGCAAACTGATGAAGAGCGACGCGCGCATTGTCCCGGGCGATACCAGCCTGGCCGATTTGCGTGAGGTGGCGCCACTGGGCGATACGCGCCGGGTGTTTGTGGTGGATAAGGGCCATGAATATCAGGGTGTGGTGGATGTAAACGCCATCCACAGCCCAAACCTGGATAAGCGGCTGAATGAAACCGTGGCGCGTGAGCTGGCAAAAGGGAAGGATTTTTATCTTCTGCCGGATGAGGATATTCAGCATGCGATGAAGCAGTTTGAGCGATCCGAGCTGGAGGAACTGCCGGTGCTGGATTCGCTGAAAAGCCACAAGATTATCGGCTATGTGACGGAGGCTTATACGCTGAAGCGTTACGCGCAGGAGCTTGAGACGCAAAATTCCGCCATACGTCTGCCGTTGCAGGGAAAGAAGCTCAGCTAG
- the parC gene encoding DNA topoisomerase IV subunit A, giving the protein MSKEKTHHQDPAGAIVDVPLVNALSERYLSYALSTIMSRSLPDVRDGLKPVHRRVLYAMLQLKLDPASGYKKCARVVGDVIGKYHPHGDVAVYETMVRMAQSFALRYPLVDGQGNFGSIDGDNAAAMRYTEARMTNVAMLLLEDIENDTVDFRPTYDSSDIEPVLLSARFPNLLANGSEGIAVGMATSIPPHNVAELCDAIQLLIKKPKSDVADLMQFVKGPDFPTGGSLVEAPETILKAYETGRGSLRVRAKWEVEQLSHGLYQIVVTEIPYQVQKSRLIEKIAELFRDKKLALLGNIRDESTETIRIVFEPKSRNVEPEVLMESLFKLTELESRFALNLNVITSANVPKVQNLKDILQEYIDHRLVVLDRKSRYRLGKIKDRLEVLEGYLVAYLNLDEVIRIIREEDKPKPVMMERFGLTDNQAEAILNMRLRSLRKLEEFEIRGEHDRLKAEQAELEALLGSDDKRMSWLSKDVKALKAMFSEETEIGKRRTLVTDAPKDIDISVEAFVEKEPITVLCSKMGWVRAVKGTFTEMPDAKYKEGDEERFIIPCKTTDKLMFFASDGKCYTVPANRIPKGKGLGEPIRLMVDLPNEEDIVALFVNEPGTDERQWLVASSEGKGFRIIEGDMVAQTRQGRQVLNLNDKQKAVICTPVDGDKVAVIGQNRKLLVFELEEIPVMKRGQGVTLQKYKDGNISDLKVFKGENGLSWKSGERERVEPNLNMWLGKRASAGKLPPTGFPRNNKFA; this is encoded by the coding sequence ATGAGCAAAGAGAAGACCCATCACCAAGACCCCGCCGGTGCGATTGTGGATGTGCCACTCGTGAATGCGCTTTCGGAGCGGTATCTCTCTTATGCGCTGTCCACTATCATGTCGCGTTCGCTGCCGGATGTGCGGGACGGGTTGAAGCCGGTGCACCGCCGCGTGCTGTATGCGATGCTGCAGCTGAAGCTGGACCCGGCATCGGGCTATAAGAAATGCGCCCGCGTGGTGGGGGATGTGATCGGTAAATACCACCCGCACGGCGATGTGGCGGTGTATGAGACGATGGTGCGCATGGCGCAGAGTTTTGCGCTGCGCTACCCGCTGGTGGACGGCCAGGGGAATTTTGGTTCCATCGATGGGGATAACGCGGCGGCGATGCGTTATACCGAGGCGCGCATGACCAATGTGGCCATGCTGCTGCTCGAAGATATCGAGAATGACACGGTGGATTTTCGCCCCACCTATGATTCGTCTGACATTGAGCCGGTGCTGCTGTCGGCGCGTTTCCCGAACCTTCTGGCCAATGGATCGGAAGGGATTGCGGTGGGAATGGCGACCAGCATTCCGCCGCATAACGTGGCGGAGCTGTGCGATGCGATTCAGCTGCTGATCAAAAAGCCGAAAAGCGACGTGGCGGATTTGATGCAGTTTGTGAAGGGGCCGGATTTCCCGACCGGTGGCTCGCTGGTGGAAGCACCCGAAACGATTTTGAAGGCGTATGAGACAGGCCGCGGAAGCTTGCGCGTGCGCGCCAAATGGGAAGTGGAGCAGCTGAGCCACGGGCTGTACCAGATTGTGGTGACGGAAATTCCGTATCAGGTGCAGAAATCGCGCCTGATCGAGAAGATCGCCGAATTGTTCCGCGATAAAAAGCTCGCGCTGCTCGGGAATATCCGTGATGAATCGACGGAGACTATCCGCATCGTGTTTGAGCCGAAGAGCCGCAATGTGGAGCCGGAAGTACTGATGGAATCGCTCTTCAAGCTGACCGAGCTGGAGAGCCGTTTTGCGCTGAATTTGAACGTGATCACCTCGGCCAATGTGCCGAAGGTGCAGAACCTGAAGGATATCTTGCAGGAATATATCGACCATCGTCTGGTGGTGCTGGACCGCAAGAGTCGTTATCGCCTTGGCAAGATCAAGGACCGGCTGGAAGTGCTGGAAGGTTACCTGGTTGCATATCTGAACCTGGATGAGGTGATTCGCATCATCCGTGAGGAGGATAAGCCCAAGCCGGTGATGATGGAGCGTTTCGGGCTTACCGACAATCAGGCGGAGGCCATCCTCAACATGCGTTTGCGCTCCTTACGCAAGCTGGAGGAATTCGAGATTCGCGGTGAGCATGACAGGCTGAAGGCCGAGCAGGCGGAGCTGGAAGCATTGCTTGGCAGCGATGACAAGCGCATGAGCTGGCTTTCCAAGGATGTGAAGGCGCTGAAGGCGATGTTTTCCGAGGAGACGGAAATCGGCAAGCGCCGCACGCTGGTGACGGATGCGCCGAAGGATATCGATATTTCCGTGGAAGCATTCGTGGAGAAAGAGCCCATCACGGTGCTTTGCTCCAAGATGGGCTGGGTGCGCGCGGTGAAGGGAACCTTCACCGAGATGCCGGATGCCAAATATAAAGAGGGCGATGAAGAGCGGTTTATTATTCCGTGCAAGACGACGGATAAGCTGATGTTCTTCGCCAGCGACGGGAAATGCTACACGGTGCCTGCCAACCGGATTCCGAAAGGGAAAGGGCTGGGTGAGCCGATTCGCCTGATGGTGGATTTGCCGAACGAGGAAGATATTGTTGCGCTATTTGTCAATGAGCCGGGCACGGATGAGCGCCAGTGGCTGGTGGCTTCCAGCGAGGGCAAGGGCTTCCGCATCATTGAAGGCGACATGGTGGCGCAGACGCGCCAGGGCCGCCAGGTGCTGAACCTGAATGACAAGCAGAAGGCCGTGATCTGCACGCCGGTGGATGGCGACAAGGTGGCCGTGATTGGCCAGAACCGCAAGCTGCTGGTGTTTGAGCTGGAGGAAATCCCCGTGATGAAGCGCGGGCAGGGTGTGACGCTGCAGAAATACAAGGATGGCAATATCAGCGATCTTAAAGTGTTCAAAGGCGAGAATGGCCTTAGCTGGAAAAGTGGTGAGCGCGAGCGGGTGGAGCCAAACCTGAACATGTGGCTGGGCAAGCGTGCGAGTGCGGGCAAATTGCCGCCGACGGGCTTTCCGCGGAATAATAAGTTCGCTTAG
- the recO gene encoding DNA repair protein RecO, whose product MEWQDEGIVLAVRRHGETSAIVQAMTASHGRAAGLVKGAMRGKQANLWQVGQVVELRWSARLQEHLGIFGGEMVLPAGSLLMRERAALAALQECLPLLSILMAEHESHPDVYVATRQWLQWLCEKTREMAELQASIAVWQGLLLEDIGYGFDWLQCAATGEDVELTHVSPKSGGAVGAEAARPYEGRLLKLPAWYREVMLHKPPNWLEIVGHISLPEAAESLAISRHFLYQWALLPIGKEPTWNLLAA is encoded by the coding sequence ATGGAATGGCAGGATGAAGGTATTGTGCTGGCGGTGCGCAGGCATGGCGAGACATCGGCCATTGTGCAGGCCATGACGGCCAGCCACGGGCGGGCCGCCGGGCTGGTGAAGGGCGCGATGCGGGGCAAGCAGGCCAATTTGTGGCAGGTGGGGCAGGTGGTGGAGCTGCGCTGGAGCGCGCGGCTGCAGGAGCATTTGGGCATATTTGGCGGGGAGATGGTGCTGCCCGCGGGCAGTTTGCTGATGCGGGAGCGGGCGGCGCTGGCGGCGTTGCAGGAGTGTTTGCCGCTGCTTTCCATCCTGATGGCGGAGCATGAGAGCCACCCGGATGTGTATGTAGCCACGCGGCAATGGCTGCAATGGCTGTGTGAAAAAACGCGGGAAATGGCGGAATTGCAGGCATCGATTGCCGTGTGGCAGGGGCTTTTGCTGGAGGATATCGGCTATGGGTTTGACTGGTTGCAGTGCGCGGCGACGGGGGAAGATGTTGAATTGACGCATGTTTCGCCAAAATCCGGCGGGGCGGTTGGGGCGGAGGCGGCCCGGCCCTATGAGGGGCGTCTGTTGAAATTGCCTGCCTGGTACCGGGAGGTGATGCTGCATAAACCGCCGAACTGGCTGGAAATTGTGGGGCATATTTCTTTGCCGGAAGCCGCAGAATCGCTGGCAATATCGCGGCATTTCCTGTACCAGTGGGCGCTGCTTCCGATAGGGAAGGAACCGACCTGGAACTTATTGGCTGCGTAA
- a CDS encoding chemotaxis protein CheW, whose translation MVVATLRNTPREETVKAYVTMKLENQMLGMPVSCVQDVLKNRMITPVPLTHECIAGVMNLRGRVVTAIDMRKRLGMPIVEHGPDDELTLVVVNYHEELYGLIVDKIGDVLNLPDNKIEHTPPHLKEHWKAIASGVYPMQDSLMVIVDPERLFVV comes from the coding sequence ATGGTCGTCGCCACGCTCAGAAATACCCCCCGGGAGGAAACCGTTAAGGCCTATGTGACCATGAAGCTGGAGAACCAGATGCTTGGTATGCCGGTTTCCTGCGTGCAGGACGTGCTGAAGAACCGGATGATCACGCCCGTGCCGCTGACGCATGAATGCATTGCGGGCGTGATGAACCTGCGCGGGCGCGTGGTGACGGCGATCGATATGCGCAAGCGGCTGGGCATGCCCATCGTCGAGCATGGGCCGGACGATGAATTGACGCTGGTGGTGGTGAATTACCACGAGGAGCTTTACGGACTGATTGTCGATAAGATCGGCGATGTACTGAACCTGCCGGATAATAAAATCGAACACACGCCGCCGCACTTGAAAGAGCATTGGAAGGCCATTGCCTCCGGCGTGTATCCCATGCAGGACAGTTTGATGGTGATTGTCGACCCCGAGCGGCTGTTCGTGGTATAA